The Marinifilum sp. JC120 genome window below encodes:
- a CDS encoding amino acid ABC transporter ATP-binding protein, which produces MTVNPIIEIKNVYKFFGDLAALSDVSLDIKPGEKVVIIGPSGSGKSTLLRSINRLEEINKGSIVVDGLDVHDKDNDINTIRQELGMVFQSFNLFPHKTVLENLTMAPIRLKGMEKEEAKAIAVDLLKKVGIREKANVYPSKLSGGQQQRVAIARALAMNPKIMLFDEPTSALDPEMIGEVLDVMKNLAREGMTMVVVTHEMGFAREVADRIVFMEDGRIIACAPPEEFFSSADHPRLKQFLDQIL; this is translated from the coding sequence ATGACCGTTAACCCCATCATTGAAATTAAAAATGTCTATAAGTTTTTCGGTGATCTGGCTGCACTCAGCGACGTTTCCCTTGATATCAAGCCGGGAGAAAAGGTCGTAATTATCGGACCATCAGGGTCCGGTAAAAGTACGCTTCTGCGCTCCATCAACCGCCTTGAAGAGATCAACAAAGGGTCAATTGTTGTTGACGGTCTTGATGTGCATGACAAGGATAACGACATTAATACTATTCGTCAGGAACTGGGAATGGTTTTTCAGTCCTTTAATCTTTTTCCGCATAAGACCGTATTGGAAAATCTGACCATGGCCCCGATCCGCCTTAAAGGAATGGAGAAGGAAGAAGCCAAGGCTATTGCCGTTGATCTGCTTAAAAAAGTAGGCATTCGTGAAAAGGCCAATGTGTATCCTTCCAAGCTCTCGGGCGGGCAGCAACAGAGGGTGGCTATTGCTCGCGCTCTGGCGATGAATCCTAAGATCATGCTTTTTGACGAACCTACTTCCGCGCTCGACCCGGAAATGATCGGGGAAGTTTTAGATGTAATGAAAAATCTGGCCCGTGAAGGCATGACCATGGTGGTTGTAACCCATGAAATGGGCTTTGCCCGTGAAGTTGCCGACAGGATTGTTTTCATGGAAGATGGAAGGATTATAGCATGTGCTCCCCCGGAGGAATTTTTCAGCAGTGCCGATCATCCGCGTCTTAAGCAGTTTCTGGATCAGATTTTATAA
- a CDS encoding amino acid ABC transporter permease, with translation MKEKQVKIEVTDGASIPDSSDKGLLNAWWVSFIGAVGIIAYLVITKPDPYRDILLFIPDGIVVTFEVTICSIFGALFIGLFTGLGRISSNKVINLIASTYVEVVRGIPLLVQLFYIYYAMGRVLQVPDMLSAIIAMSVCYGAYMGEVFRAGIESIDQGQVEAARSLGFNKNETMFLVILPQAWRTILPPVGNEFIALLKDSSLVSIIAVADILRRGREFAAESFQYFETYTLIALVYLVITLILSRAVSHMEERLSHYDR, from the coding sequence ATGAAAGAAAAACAAGTTAAGATTGAGGTTACGGACGGGGCCAGCATTCCCGATAGCAGTGATAAAGGGCTGTTGAATGCTTGGTGGGTTTCCTTTATCGGAGCCGTAGGGATTATCGCTTATTTGGTGATCACCAAGCCTGACCCGTACAGGGATATTCTGCTCTTTATTCCTGACGGAATTGTTGTAACCTTTGAAGTCACCATCTGTTCAATTTTCGGCGCTCTGTTCATTGGCCTTTTTACCGGGCTGGGTAGAATTTCCAGCAACAAAGTCATTAACCTGATTGCTTCTACTTATGTTGAAGTTGTCAGGGGTATCCCGCTGCTCGTACAGCTTTTCTACATTTATTATGCAATGGGCCGGGTGCTTCAGGTGCCGGATATGCTTTCCGCCATAATTGCTATGAGCGTCTGTTACGGTGCGTACATGGGTGAAGTTTTTCGTGCCGGTATTGAATCCATTGACCAAGGTCAGGTTGAAGCTGCAAGGTCATTGGGATTCAACAAAAATGAAACAATGTTTCTGGTTATTCTGCCGCAAGCATGGCGGACTATACTGCCTCCGGTCGGTAACGAATTTATTGCCCTGCTTAAAGATTCCTCGCTAGTGTCTATCATTGCTGTTGCAGATATTCTCAGGCGCGGACGTGAATTTGCAGCGGAAAGTTTTCAGTATTTTGAAACATATACTCTGATCGCACTTGTTTATCTGGTTATCACCTTGATTCTTTCAAGAGCGGTAAGCCACATGGAAGAGAGGTTGAGCCATTATGACCGTTAA
- a CDS encoding basic amino acid ABC transporter substrate-binding protein, whose protein sequence is MKRIIVALLLTILAATPALAGKKVINIASDCTWPPMEFVNKDKQIVGFSVDLMKACAKAAGYEVKIKNVAWDGIFAGLAAGKYDAICSSVTINEKRKKVMNFSAPYFEVQQSVVTAKDSAAKTLADFKGKKVGAQIGTTGYFAIKSVEGVTPKSYDEIGLAMEDLYNGRLAAVVCDDPIAADFALQQEDYSKKLKIAFVVKSDKAEYLGVAVKKGNSEILDMINKGLSAVRADGTYDIIKAKWFGSN, encoded by the coding sequence ATGAAGAGGATTATAGTTGCCCTGTTGTTGACTATTCTTGCCGCAACACCTGCTCTTGCCGGAAAAAAGGTGATTAACATTGCATCAGACTGTACATGGCCCCCCATGGAGTTTGTCAATAAAGATAAGCAGATTGTAGGTTTTTCTGTTGATCTCATGAAAGCCTGTGCCAAGGCGGCAGGTTATGAAGTGAAGATCAAGAACGTTGCTTGGGACGGTATTTTCGCAGGTCTTGCAGCTGGCAAATATGATGCTATTTGCTCTTCCGTTACAATTAACGAAAAGCGCAAAAAAGTAATGAATTTCTCCGCTCCCTATTTTGAAGTTCAGCAGTCTGTTGTTACCGCCAAGGATTCCGCTGCGAAGACTCTTGCTGATTTCAAAGGCAAAAAAGTTGGTGCTCAGATCGGTACCACCGGTTACTTTGCTATTAAATCCGTTGAAGGCGTAACTCCCAAGTCCTATGACGAAATTGGACTTGCAATGGAAGACCTTTACAATGGACGCCTCGCCGCAGTTGTCTGTGACGATCCCATTGCAGCAGACTTTGCTTTGCAGCAGGAAGATTACTCCAAGAAGCTTAAAATTGCCTTTGTTGTAAAGAGTGACAAAGCTGAATATCTCGGTGTTGCTGTAAAGAAAGGTAATTCTGAAATCCTTGATATGATCAACAAAGGTCTTTCAGCTGTACGGGCTGACGGTACCTACGATATAATCAAAGCCAAGTGGTTCGGCAGCAATTAA
- a CDS encoding amino acid ABC transporter substrate-binding protein: protein MKRICMMLIMVLALCFAATANAADIDLAKKSTLNSILKKGELRCGIASGYIPFQMTDNKGRIVGFEIDLAREMAKAMGVKFVPVNMEFDGIIPALLTDKIDIITAGMTVNQERNLQINFAEPFMVVGQTALVNKKLEGKIKSYKDLNKPEYTIVSKLGTTGEQAAKRMLPKAKYKSFDLETDAALEVLNGKADAMIYDLPFNAIFMAEQGKDKLIFLEKPFTFEPLGWGVRKGDPDFLNFLTNFLHQIKNDGRYDKLYHKWFESTAWRKNVQ from the coding sequence ATGAAAAGAATTTGCATGATGCTGATCATGGTGCTGGCTCTGTGCTTTGCAGCCACCGCCAACGCAGCCGACATTGATCTGGCCAAGAAATCAACTCTCAACTCCATTCTAAAGAAAGGTGAACTCCGCTGCGGTATCGCCTCCGGTTACATTCCTTTTCAGATGACTGACAATAAAGGCCGTATCGTCGGTTTTGAAATCGACCTTGCCCGCGAAATGGCTAAAGCCATGGGTGTAAAATTTGTTCCGGTCAACATGGAATTCGACGGCATCATCCCCGCCCTCCTTACTGACAAAATTGACATCATCACTGCCGGTATGACTGTCAACCAGGAACGTAACCTCCAGATTAACTTTGCAGAACCTTTCATGGTTGTTGGCCAGACTGCTCTGGTAAACAAAAAGCTTGAAGGCAAAATCAAATCCTATAAAGACCTGAACAAACCTGAATACACCATCGTTTCCAAGCTTGGAACCACTGGTGAACAGGCTGCAAAACGTATGCTGCCCAAGGCAAAGTACAAATCTTTCGACCTTGAAACCGACGCTGCTCTTGAAGTTCTCAACGGCAAAGCTGACGCAATGATCTATGACCTGCCCTTTAACGCTATCTTCATGGCGGAACAGGGTAAAGACAAGCTCATCTTCCTTGAAAAGCCCTTTACTTTTGAACCTCTGGGCTGGGGTGTTCGCAAAGGTGATCCCGATTTCCTGAACTTCCTCACCAACTTCCTGCACCAGATCAAAAACGACGGTCGCTACGACAAACTTTACCACAAGTGGTTTGAAAGCACCGCATGGCGTAAAAACGTCCAATAG
- a CDS encoding amino acid ABC transporter permease — MSGTSMRAPGKGRNYEIFWKTVFYIGLFATISGLYWATQQVDYVWRWERIPNYFYYEDEVHITSNIEGSVTSIKQQGNDAIVIVRGEDNESERFEVPASDLQVYEDDSIFVGDTIGIEKEWKTGVILEGLLVTLKVSAIAIVFGILLGLFTGLARISQNPALRLSAITYIELIRGTPLLVQIFIWYFVLGTLINNMLARYDISQIPPLWFGIASLAIFAGAYVAEIVRAGIQSVHRGQMEAARSLGMSKYHAMKNIILPQAFRRILPPLAGQFISMIKDSSLLGVIAIRELTKGTREAVSTSLQPFEFWFLCALLYLLLTFAFSMFVQYLEKRMVQR; from the coding sequence ATGAGTGGAACATCAATGAGAGCTCCCGGCAAAGGCCGGAACTACGAAATTTTCTGGAAGACAGTTTTCTATATCGGTCTGTTTGCTACAATCTCCGGCCTTTACTGGGCTACGCAGCAGGTTGATTATGTCTGGAGGTGGGAGCGAATTCCCAATTATTTCTATTACGAAGATGAAGTACATATCACTTCAAACATTGAAGGCAGCGTCACCTCGATAAAACAGCAGGGTAATGATGCTATCGTCATAGTTAGAGGGGAAGATAACGAATCTGAACGATTCGAAGTCCCTGCTTCCGATCTGCAAGTCTACGAAGATGATTCCATTTTTGTAGGTGATACCATCGGTATTGAAAAAGAATGGAAGACAGGGGTCATTCTTGAAGGTTTACTTGTAACCCTTAAGGTCAGTGCTATCGCCATCGTCTTCGGTATCCTGCTTGGCCTTTTCACCGGTCTGGCGAGGATTTCACAAAACCCGGCCCTACGGCTTTCCGCAATAACTTATATTGAGCTTATCCGCGGAACTCCACTGCTGGTCCAGATATTCATCTGGTATTTTGTGCTGGGAACTTTGATTAACAACATGCTTGCAAGGTACGACATTTCTCAGATACCGCCGCTGTGGTTCGGTATAGCCTCTTTGGCTATTTTTGCCGGAGCCTATGTGGCTGAAATTGTACGTGCAGGTATTCAGTCAGTTCACCGCGGCCAGATGGAAGCAGCCCGGTCACTGGGCATGTCAAAATATCACGCTATGAAAAATATCATCCTGCCACAGGCTTTCAGAAGAATTCTGCCTCCGCTGGCCGGACAGTTCATCAGCATGATCAAAGACTCCTCACTGCTTGGAGTCATCGCCATCAGAGAATTAACCAAAGGAACAAGAGAAGCGGTTTCCACAAGCCTCCAGCCCTTTGAATTCTGGTTCCTCTGTGCGCTGCTTTACCTCTTGCTGACTTTTGCTTTCTCCATGTTTGTTCAGTATCTTGAGAAAAGAATGGTGCAGAGATAA
- a CDS encoding amino acid ABC transporter ATP-binding protein: MIEVKNIYKTFYVPHEVQALSNVSHTVNKGQVVVVIGPSGSGKSTFLRCLNRLEYADSGHIFIDGVDILSPKTNINKIREEVGMVFQSFNLFPHKTVLENLTIAQTVVRKRSKKESGEIAMELLKKVGIHDKAGVFPAQLSGGQQQRVAIARSLAMEPKVLLFDEPTSALDPEMVGEVLDVMKTVAKEGMTMVVVTHEMGFAREVADEVIFMDQGMLIEKGDPEHFFTKPESDRTRAFLSQIL, from the coding sequence ATGATTGAAGTAAAAAATATATACAAAACATTTTACGTTCCCCATGAAGTTCAAGCCCTTTCCAATGTCTCCCATACGGTGAACAAAGGACAGGTTGTAGTAGTTATCGGCCCTTCCGGTTCCGGTAAATCAACTTTCTTGCGCTGCTTGAACAGACTTGAATACGCAGATTCCGGTCACATCTTCATTGACGGAGTTGATATCCTCTCTCCAAAAACGAATATTAACAAAATTCGTGAAGAAGTAGGCATGGTTTTTCAGTCTTTCAACCTCTTTCCGCACAAAACCGTACTGGAAAATCTGACCATAGCACAGACCGTAGTCCGCAAAAGATCTAAGAAGGAATCCGGGGAAATTGCCATGGAATTGCTGAAAAAAGTAGGCATCCATGACAAAGCCGGAGTCTTTCCCGCCCAGCTTTCCGGAGGACAGCAGCAGCGAGTCGCAATCGCCCGCTCACTGGCCATGGAACCCAAGGTTCTGCTCTTTGACGAACCAACTTCCGCTCTTGACCCGGAAATGGTCGGTGAAGTTCTGGACGTAATGAAGACAGTTGCCAAAGAAGGGATGACCATGGTCGTGGTAACCCATGAAATGGGTTTTGCACGTGAAGTAGCTGACGAAGTAATCTTCATGGATCAAGGCATGCTCATTGAAAAAGGAGATCCGGAACACTTCTTCACCAAACCGGAATCAGACAGGACCAGAGCTTTCCTCAGCCAGATCCTGTAA
- a CDS encoding pilus assembly protein PilZ, with amino-acid sequence MDRLRILLVAAPGDNRGVYLQAMKDYDLDCDVAESLHEISLNHNKIKYNGFLIDIPTLLRSTATDKAEANLLSDNFPVMRLSYKASEGIRCIPTGKFSGHGNSLDSFFKGSCLNFTARSLRGTKRANKVLNVLLNRDINSPKSHLEKSVALNFSAEGCFLYSVSRWKKGDHLWLAFMELAEKTPIKSEVLWVVPWGVKSQMPGIGLKFLSLSEEQADQIDALIQDKKV; translated from the coding sequence GTGGATAGATTGAGAATTTTGCTCGTTGCAGCCCCTGGCGATAACCGGGGTGTATATCTTCAGGCTATGAAGGATTATGATCTTGACTGCGATGTCGCCGAGTCTCTTCATGAGATTTCCCTCAATCACAATAAGATTAAATATAACGGTTTTTTAATCGATATTCCAACTCTACTCCGCTCAACAGCTACGGATAAAGCCGAAGCAAATCTTTTGAGCGATAATTTTCCGGTTATGCGATTAAGCTATAAGGCTTCTGAGGGCATCCGTTGTATACCGACGGGTAAATTTTCTGGTCATGGCAACTCCCTTGATTCTTTTTTTAAGGGAAGTTGCTTGAACTTTACAGCAAGATCGTTACGTGGCACCAAAAGGGCGAACAAGGTTTTGAATGTTCTGTTGAACAGGGATATCAATTCTCCTAAAAGTCATCTGGAAAAGAGCGTTGCCCTTAATTTTTCAGCAGAAGGTTGTTTTCTGTATTCTGTTTCAAGGTGGAAAAAGGGGGATCATCTCTGGCTGGCTTTTATGGAGCTTGCTGAAAAAACCCCCATTAAGTCGGAAGTTCTCTGGGTTGTCCCATGGGGCGTAAAGTCACAGATGCCCGGTATCGGGTTGAAGTTTTTATCCCTTTCCGAAGAACAGGCGGATCAGATTGATGCGTTAATTCAGGATAAGAAGGTGTAA
- a CDS encoding response regulator, protein MDEILRILTIDDDESVRLSIAHYLEDSGYEVLQAVNGHEGLKIFRKQKPDVVLLDLRMPEMDGLSVLKKLGQEAPQTPVIVVSGTGSFEDVIATVRLGSWDYIPKPITDLNDLENAILRTRQRARLLVENERYKEELECKIRERTEELQLINKVLSEEITARKKTEALVRASLAEKEVMLKEIHHRVKNNLQVISSLLSLQSGYTDDAEAHNLLRECQHRVRSMSMLHEKLYRSEDLSRIDMNEYALTLISFLLRSYSVDGKVKPTYNINDIHMGIDSAIPCGLIINELVSNALTHAYEMNTGGELEVSMHRKNDHIELEVSDNGIGLPENFSISGSRTLGMTLVETLAQQLNGKVNFFNDDGATFQISFPG, encoded by the coding sequence ATGGATGAAATCCTCAGAATATTAACGATTGATGATGACGAAAGCGTGCGCCTTTCCATTGCACACTATCTTGAAGACAGCGGCTACGAAGTATTGCAGGCCGTCAATGGTCACGAAGGACTTAAAATTTTCCGGAAACAGAAACCCGATGTCGTCTTGCTCGACCTCAGAATGCCTGAAATGGACGGCTTGTCTGTACTCAAGAAACTTGGACAGGAAGCCCCGCAGACCCCGGTGATCGTAGTTTCCGGGACAGGATCTTTCGAGGATGTAATTGCAACGGTCAGGCTCGGGTCATGGGACTACATTCCAAAACCCATCACCGACCTTAACGATCTGGAAAATGCCATTCTCCGTACCCGGCAAAGGGCACGGCTTTTGGTTGAAAATGAACGGTACAAAGAAGAACTGGAATGCAAAATCCGTGAAAGGACTGAAGAACTGCAATTAATAAACAAGGTCCTTTCTGAAGAAATTACAGCCCGCAAAAAAACAGAAGCACTGGTCAGGGCTTCTCTGGCTGAAAAAGAAGTCATGCTCAAAGAAATTCACCATCGGGTCAAAAACAACCTGCAAGTGATTTCAAGTCTGCTCAGCCTGCAAAGTGGCTACACTGATGATGCTGAGGCACACAACCTGCTGCGCGAATGCCAACATAGAGTTCGCTCCATGTCCATGCTGCACGAAAAGCTTTACCGCTCAGAAGATCTTTCACGCATTGATATGAACGAATATGCTCTGACCCTGATCAGCTTCCTGCTCAGATCTTATTCCGTAGACGGAAAGGTCAAACCTACATACAATATTAATGACATACACATGGGTATTGATTCTGCCATTCCTTGTGGATTAATCATTAATGAACTCGTCTCAAACGCCCTGACCCATGCGTACGAAATGAACACCGGCGGGGAACTGGAAGTTTCCATGCATAGAAAGAACGACCACATTGAGCTGGAAGTGTCAGATAACGGAATAGGATTACCCGAAAATTTCTCCATAAGCGGCTCAAGAACACTTGGTATGACCCTGGTAGAAACACTTGCTCAGCAATTAAATGGAAAAGTAAATTTTTTCAATGATGACGGAGCAACATTCCAAATCAGTTTTCCCGGCTAA
- a CDS encoding anti-sigma factor antagonist, which yields MELSFKQIDEITVVKIESSELNHAVSHDFQRQISPIFEEKQFNIALDMNSVDFMDSMGIGTLITLRNKLMKEKGNIAMFNISDRVKKIIDIAALHKVFELYGTEEDAVNGLKEKMLA from the coding sequence ATGGAACTCAGCTTTAAACAAATAGATGAAATCACCGTCGTAAAAATTGAATCCTCTGAACTGAACCATGCCGTAAGCCATGATTTTCAGCGCCAGATCAGCCCGATTTTCGAAGAAAAGCAGTTCAACATAGCACTTGATATGAACAGCGTTGACTTTATGGACAGCATGGGCATCGGCACTTTGATTACCCTGCGCAACAAGCTGATGAAGGAAAAAGGCAACATTGCTATGTTCAACATCAGTGACCGGGTCAAAAAAATTATCGACATCGCCGCTCTGCACAAAGTTTTCGAACTCTACGGAACTGAAGAAGATGCAGTGAACGGCTTAAAAGAAAAAATGCTGGCCTAA
- a CDS encoding RidA family protein: MIVTTVNTENAPAAIGPYSQATIYNSQAFVSGQLGLVPNTGEFVSEDVQDQTRQALENLKAIIDACGSAMTKVISVDVFLTDMNDFAKVNEVYSEFFTNHKPARAAIEVSALPKGGLVEIKCIAAI, encoded by the coding sequence ATGATAGTTACTACCGTGAACACAGAGAATGCGCCCGCGGCAATCGGACCATACTCACAGGCTACCATCTACAACTCACAAGCCTTTGTCAGTGGACAGCTTGGCCTTGTCCCGAACACAGGGGAATTCGTTTCCGAGGATGTGCAGGACCAGACAAGGCAGGCTCTTGAAAACCTGAAAGCCATTATTGATGCCTGTGGTAGTGCCATGACCAAAGTCATCAGTGTTGACGTTTTTCTGACCGACATGAACGACTTCGCCAAGGTCAACGAAGTCTACTCCGAATTCTTCACCAATCACAAACCAGCACGGGCCGCCATCGAAGTAAGTGCACTGCCCAAAGGCGGACTCGTGGAAATTAAATGCATCGCTGCCATCTAA
- a CDS encoding tRNA (cytidine(34)-2'-O)-methyltransferase codes for MKQEKFTNPFSIVLFEPEIPPNTGNIARLCAGTDTPLHLIEPLGFSISDKHLKRAGLDYWPKVKLSVWKNWQDYKENAKPQRLVTTSAKRGTHLFNFKFLPGDHLVLGPETRGLPEWMFDEFEYAVKIPTTDNVRSLNLSTSAGIILYQALSCLDAEVSFK; via the coding sequence ATGAAGCAGGAAAAATTCACTAATCCTTTTAGTATCGTTCTCTTTGAACCGGAAATTCCTCCCAATACCGGAAACATTGCACGGCTCTGCGCCGGCACCGACACCCCGCTGCACCTTATCGAGCCGCTGGGCTTTTCTATTTCCGACAAGCACCTCAAGCGTGCGGGACTTGATTACTGGCCCAAGGTAAAGCTTTCAGTGTGGAAAAACTGGCAGGATTACAAAGAAAACGCAAAACCCCAGCGACTGGTTACCACCAGTGCCAAACGGGGCACCCATCTTTTCAATTTCAAATTTCTACCCGGAGACCATCTTGTGCTCGGCCCGGAAACACGGGGCTTGCCCGAGTGGATGTTTGATGAATTCGAGTACGCCGTAAAGATTCCCACTACGGACAATGTGCGCAGCCTGAACCTTTCTACCTCGGCAGGGATAATTCTCTATCAGGCATTGTCCTGTCTGGACGCAGAGGTTTCCTTCAAATAA
- the rfbB gene encoding dTDP-glucose 4,6-dehydratase: MRLLITGGCGFIGTNFIYLMKERHPDWKLFNLDKLTYAGNRKNLLELEQDENSGYTFIQGDICDKEFVTSVLHDYKIDAVVNFAAESHVDRSINDPAPFLTTNTLGAQNIMECARSAGIEKFVHVSTDEVYGTLGPNDPAFSEENPLEPNSPYSASKAGADLMARAYFETYKFPVSITRCSNNYGPYQFPEKLIPLMFIKATASESLPIYGDGSNIRDWIYVDDHCTGVELTLLKGQPGKAYNFGGAAEKTNLELVRELLTILGKDESLITYVKDRPGHDMRYAMDYSLAEKELGFTPAVTFDEGIRKTIEWYQSNGQWLEDVRSGAYREFMDQWYGERK; the protein is encoded by the coding sequence ATGCGACTTCTTATTACCGGCGGATGCGGTTTCATCGGAACCAACTTTATCTATCTGATGAAGGAAAGACATCCTGACTGGAAACTGTTCAACCTCGATAAACTGACCTATGCCGGGAACCGCAAAAACCTGCTTGAACTGGAGCAGGACGAAAATTCCGGCTACACATTCATTCAAGGTGACATCTGCGATAAGGAATTCGTCACCTCCGTACTGCACGATTACAAGATCGATGCAGTGGTCAACTTTGCGGCTGAATCTCATGTGGACCGCTCCATCAATGACCCAGCGCCCTTTCTGACCACCAACACCCTCGGCGCACAAAACATAATGGAATGCGCCCGCAGTGCCGGAATCGAGAAATTCGTCCACGTCTCCACTGACGAAGTATACGGCACTCTCGGACCAAACGATCCGGCCTTCAGCGAAGAAAATCCCCTTGAGCCAAACAGCCCCTACTCCGCCTCCAAGGCCGGTGCGGATCTCATGGCCCGGGCTTACTTCGAGACCTACAAATTTCCCGTATCCATCACTCGCTGCTCCAACAACTACGGTCCCTACCAGTTCCCGGAAAAACTCATCCCGCTCATGTTTATCAAGGCAACTGCGAGTGAAAGCCTTCCCATTTATGGTGACGGCTCCAATATCAGGGACTGGATTTACGTTGACGACCATTGCACCGGAGTGGAACTGACCCTGCTCAAAGGGCAGCCCGGCAAGGCATACAATTTCGGCGGTGCTGCTGAAAAAACCAATCTTGAGCTGGTCAGGGAACTGCTGACAATTCTCGGAAAAGATGAGTCACTCATAACTTATGTCAAAGACAGGCCCGGCCATGACATGCGATATGCCATGGACTATTCACTGGCTGAAAAAGAGCTTGGCTTTACTCCGGCAGTGACTTTTGATGAAGGAATCCGCAAAACCATCGAATGGTACCAGAGCAACGGACAATGGCTTGAAGATGTTCGTAGCGGTGCTTATCGCGAATTCATGGACCAATGGTACGGGGAACGCAAATGA
- the rfbD gene encoding dTDP-4-dehydrorhamnose reductase has product MIDLAGKKAVILGGRTGLLGQSLAEKMQAQEIVTIPLSRSDFDPMNEESLTALLEREEPDFIFNTVAYTMVDLAEDEENNAHLLNTTLPATLGRLCKQFNVKLIHFSTDFVFDGKKDSPYTEEDRTNPQSVYGETKLAGEERLRDLDYEEILIIRTAWLFGPHKTNFVHKILNFAKERENLTVVHDQAGSPTYTPDLAEYTIELLKNEAKGIFNVVNSGKASWCELATEAINSCAINCRVDPVPTSAYPTKATRPPYSVLDTSKFSEVTGKTPRPWVQALRDYVYNDLKDHQED; this is encoded by the coding sequence ATGATAGATTTAGCAGGTAAAAAGGCAGTAATTCTCGGCGGACGCACCGGACTTCTCGGACAAAGTCTTGCAGAAAAAATGCAGGCACAGGAAATCGTAACCATACCCTTGTCCCGCTCCGACTTTGACCCCATGAACGAGGAATCTCTGACAGCACTGCTGGAAAGGGAAGAACCGGATTTCATATTTAATACCGTGGCCTATACCATGGTTGACCTTGCCGAAGATGAAGAAAACAACGCCCACCTGCTGAACACCACCCTGCCCGCCACCTTGGGCAGGCTTTGCAAGCAATTCAATGTCAAACTGATCCACTTCAGCACTGACTTTGTCTTTGACGGCAAAAAGGATTCTCCCTACACGGAAGAAGACCGGACCAATCCCCAATCCGTCTACGGCGAAACCAAGCTGGCCGGAGAAGAACGGCTCAGAGATCTTGATTACGAAGAGATCCTGATCATCCGCACAGCCTGGCTGTTCGGCCCTCACAAAACCAACTTCGTGCACAAAATCCTGAACTTTGCCAAAGAACGGGAAAACCTGACCGTTGTTCATGATCAAGCCGGGTCGCCCACGTACACGCCAGATCTTGCTGAATACACAATTGAGCTGCTCAAAAATGAAGCCAAAGGAATTTTCAATGTAGTCAACTCCGGCAAAGCAAGCTGGTGTGAACTGGCCACCGAAGCCATTAACAGCTGCGCCATCAACTGCCGAGTCGACCCGGTCCCAACTTCCGCCTACCCCACTAAGGCCACGAGGCCTCCCTACTCTGTGCTGGATACCTCCAAATTCAGTGAGGTGACCGGCAAAACTCCACGCCCGTGGGTACAGGCTCTCAGGGACTATGTGTACAACGACCTGAAAGACCATCAGGAAGATTAA